A window of Candidatus Saccharibacteria bacterium contains these coding sequences:
- a CDS encoding DUF2277 domain-containing protein, with the protein MCRNIKTLFNFDPPATDEEIRDASIQFVRKLSGYHHPSAANETAFNKAVEEVSVVARTLLESLVAQATPHNREEEAAKARARAAKRFGPAA; encoded by the coding sequence ATGTGCCGCAACATCAAAACCCTCTTCAACTTCGACCCGCCCGCCACGGACGAGGAGATACGGGATGCGTCCATCCAGTTCGTCCGCAAGCTGTCGGGCTACCATCATCCGTCGGCAGCGAATGAAACAGCGTTCAATAAAGCTGTTGAGGAGGTGTCGGTCGTTGCCCGCACTCTGCTCGAAAGCCTGGTGGCACAGGCCACGCCCCATAACCGTGAGGAAGAAGCGGCCAAGGCCCGGGCCAGGGCTGCCAAGCGCTTCGGCCCGGCAGCCTGA
- a CDS encoding peptide deformylase gives MSKILPAARLGNPVLRKVARRLTPTEIRSHTIQTLIRDMRYTLVKERYGVGIAAPQVGRSVALSVIGIKPTPTRPDREPFDAVIINPEIIETYGRRKQSWEGCISCGTGDDTLYGLVPRYTKLKLRWLDEHAVPHEEVVDGFVAHVVQHETDHLNGVLFVDLVKDTTSYMMADEYRKRIART, from the coding sequence ATGTCCAAGATTCTTCCCGCCGCACGCCTCGGCAACCCGGTACTCAGGAAAGTAGCGCGCCGCCTGACGCCAACGGAAATCCGATCCCACACCATTCAAACTCTTATCAGGGATATGCGTTACACGCTCGTCAAGGAACGCTATGGCGTGGGCATCGCTGCGCCGCAAGTAGGAAGGAGCGTCGCTCTTAGCGTCATCGGCATCAAACCGACGCCGACACGCCCGGACCGTGAGCCGTTTGATGCAGTCATTATCAACCCAGAAATTATAGAGACCTATGGACGGCGCAAGCAGTCATGGGAAGGTTGCATCAGCTGCGGCACTGGCGATGACACGCTCTACGGCCTGGTGCCTCGGTATACAAAATTGAAGCTGCGCTGGCTTGACGAGCATGCCGTACCGCACGAGGAGGTGGTGGATGGATTCGTCGCCCATGTAGTCCAGCATGAGACGGACCACCTGAACGGCGTCCTCTTTGTCGATCTCGTCAAAGACACTACGTCATACATGATGGCCGATGAATATCGGAAACGAATCGCACGCACATAA
- a CDS encoding discoidin domain-containing protein: MARTHHKTNKVAAFTIVELLIVIVVIGILAVIAISSYTGAQRRAKESQLTADLKSAIKKVKVAYFESGESAYPAALSNVNIASDSNITYAYTVDNTSSTKSFCLSASSGDISFFADQTPAAISAGQCPSGSTAPVFNNENPPSEDGPKAFDNNVNTKWLAFSTTMSTTFSSAEVTAPVSYSLTSANDSPGRDPRSWTLQASNDRVSWTTLDTRTNETFSGRYETKNYTFSNTRRYKHFRLNVTQNNGEAMSQVAEIRIADTTVLTN; the protein is encoded by the coding sequence ATGGCGCGTACTCACCACAAGACAAACAAAGTGGCAGCCTTCACCATCGTCGAACTGTTAATCGTCATCGTGGTCATCGGTATCCTGGCGGTCATCGCTATCAGTTCGTATACGGGCGCCCAGCGGCGGGCCAAGGAGTCGCAACTTACTGCCGATCTGAAGAGTGCCATCAAGAAGGTGAAAGTGGCGTATTTTGAAAGTGGAGAATCGGCCTATCCGGCGGCGCTTTCCAATGTGAATATCGCCAGTGACAGCAACATCACCTATGCCTATACCGTTGACAACACGTCGTCTACCAAATCGTTCTGTCTCAGTGCTTCCTCTGGTGATATCTCGTTCTTTGCCGACCAGACACCGGCTGCCATCTCGGCCGGACAGTGCCCGAGCGGCAGCACCGCCCCTGTATTCAATAACGAGAATCCGCCCAGTGAGGATGGTCCCAAGGCGTTCGATAATAACGTCAATACCAAATGGCTGGCATTCTCGACGACCATGAGCACGACTTTTTCTTCAGCCGAGGTGACGGCGCCGGTCAGCTATAGCCTGACGTCCGCCAATGACTCCCCGGGACGCGATCCGCGCAGCTGGACGTTACAGGCTTCGAACGACCGCGTGAGCTGGACGACGTTGGATACCCGGACGAATGAAACGTTCAGCGGCCGCTACGAGACTAAGAATTATACCTTCAGCAACACCCGCCGTTACAAGCATTTTCGGCTGAATGTGACGCAGAACAACGGGGAGGCGATGTCACAGGTCGCTGAAATCAGAATCGCCGATACTACGGTGCTGACTAACTAA
- a CDS encoding pyridoxamine 5'-phosphate oxidase family protein, whose protein sequence is MAGQSFIHADEEQLRLARNLLGTVRHAAYATVNEDGTPHNSPLMLIYDERLTTLYVGSYSESRHCRNFLRTGTAFAVLFDSFTKGQGGVYVTAGNARECSGTELEEALRVHNATRARRGSEPIELAYYLTPKPAQRMYALDITKIEIYSIVRDDEGFIKSEARVPVAAQQLLGT, encoded by the coding sequence ATGGCGGGCCAATCCTTCATTCATGCTGATGAAGAACAGCTTCGGCTGGCTAGAAATTTGCTGGGGACAGTCCGTCATGCCGCCTACGCCACGGTCAACGAAGACGGCACGCCCCATAACTCGCCGCTGATGCTTATCTACGACGAGCGGCTGACTACGCTGTACGTCGGATCGTATAGCGAGTCCCGGCATTGCCGCAATTTTTTGCGCACTGGCACGGCTTTTGCCGTATTGTTTGATTCCTTCACCAAGGGGCAGGGCGGTGTCTATGTCACTGCCGGTAATGCCCGCGAGTGCAGCGGCACCGAACTGGAAGAGGCGCTGAGGGTACATAATGCCACGCGGGCACGGCGGGGCAGCGAGCCGATTGAGCTGGCCTATTACCTGACCCCGAAGCCTGCGCAGCGGATGTATGCCCTGGACATTACGAAGATTGAGATATATAGCATCGTGCGCGACGATGAAGGTTTCATTAAAAGTGAAGCACGGGTGCCAGTAGCGGCGCAACAATTGCTGGGAACATAG
- a CDS encoding excinuclease ABC subunit UvrA yields the protein MIKTMQHYISIRGARENNLKDVNLRIPKGKITIFTGVSGSGKSSIVFDTVAAEAQRLLNETFSAFVRTFLPKVQQPDVDAIENLNMAVIVDQKRLGGGSSSTVGTATDIAPILRLLFAKLGQPNLGHGYMFSFNNPAGMCQECDGLGQKMGVNLQTLLDYEKSLNEGAIQLPDYKVGSWGWKLVVKSGLYDNDKKLRDFSDAEMHELLHAAPRKVDVGGINMSFEGLEDMFTRKYIKRDIKTMSERSQKTLAPFIANGPCTACKGSRLSQAALASKINGYNLADLNAMQIDELLAAITAMTQPEAKAIVAMLRERLQHLIDIGLVYLSLDRQTDTLSGGESQRVKLVKYLNGTLSDVMYIFDEPSVGLHPRDVHRLNDLLCQLRDKGNTVIVVEHDPDVIKVADHVIDVGPAAGAGGGTITFEGTYDELLQADTLTGRSLALALPMKTEVRAATGELPIEHVTVNNLRDVSVTVPAGVLTAVTGVAGSGKSSLINTAMVARYPEAITIDQQGVAANSRSNSATYIGIMDAIRKAFAAANGVDASLFSFNSKGACENCQGSGYVATDLAFLDEAKLLCEICEGKRYKESVLAYRLKGRNVIEVLDMTIAEALGFFGDKEVTKKLQAMCDVGLGYLTLGQPLSTLSGGECQRLKLASELHKQGSIYILDEPTTGLHMSDIKHLLAILDRLVDSGNTVVVIEHNLDVIRQADWIIDMGPEGGNRGGRVVFEGAPAELRRNKQSLTAQYLG from the coding sequence ATCATTAAGACTATGCAACACTACATCTCTATCCGCGGCGCCCGCGAGAATAATCTCAAGGACGTCAACCTGCGTATCCCTAAGGGAAAAATAACGATTTTTACCGGTGTATCCGGATCGGGCAAGTCCTCCATCGTCTTTGATACGGTGGCAGCAGAAGCCCAGCGCCTGCTGAATGAGACGTTCAGCGCATTTGTGCGTACCTTCTTGCCCAAGGTGCAGCAGCCGGATGTCGATGCGATCGAGAACCTCAACATGGCCGTCATCGTCGACCAGAAACGGCTGGGCGGCGGTTCCAGCTCGACGGTTGGCACGGCCACTGACATCGCGCCGATCCTGCGTCTGCTCTTTGCCAAGCTGGGGCAGCCGAACCTGGGGCACGGCTATATGTTCTCGTTCAATAATCCGGCCGGCATGTGTCAGGAGTGCGACGGGTTGGGGCAGAAGATGGGTGTCAATCTGCAGACCTTGCTTGATTATGAAAAATCCTTGAACGAGGGTGCCATTCAGCTTCCCGACTACAAGGTGGGCAGCTGGGGCTGGAAGCTGGTGGTGAAATCGGGCCTGTACGACAACGACAAGAAACTGCGCGATTTCAGTGACGCCGAGATGCACGAGTTGCTGCACGCCGCGCCGCGCAAAGTGGATGTGGGCGGCATCAACATGAGCTTTGAAGGCCTGGAAGACATGTTCACGCGCAAATATATCAAGCGGGACATCAAGACGATGTCGGAGCGGTCGCAGAAGACACTGGCGCCATTCATTGCCAACGGACCATGTACCGCCTGCAAAGGTTCACGGCTCAGCCAGGCGGCGCTTGCCAGCAAAATCAACGGCTACAACCTGGCCGATCTGAATGCAATGCAGATCGATGAATTACTGGCGGCCATTACGGCGATGACACAGCCGGAGGCTAAGGCTATCGTCGCCATGCTGCGCGAACGGTTGCAGCACCTGATTGATATCGGCCTGGTGTACCTGAGCCTCGACCGCCAGACGGACACGCTTTCCGGTGGTGAATCGCAGCGCGTCAAGCTGGTGAAGTACCTTAACGGCACGCTGAGTGATGTCATGTATATCTTTGACGAACCGAGTGTGGGCCTGCACCCGCGTGATGTACACCGCCTGAACGACCTGCTGTGCCAGCTGCGGGACAAGGGCAATACGGTTATCGTGGTCGAGCATGATCCGGATGTCATCAAGGTGGCCGACCATGTGATAGATGTCGGGCCGGCCGCCGGTGCCGGTGGCGGCACTATTACCTTTGAAGGGACCTATGATGAGTTGTTGCAGGCGGATACGCTGACGGGCCGGTCGCTTGCCTTGGCCCTGCCGATGAAAACGGAAGTGCGCGCTGCGACGGGCGAACTGCCTATCGAGCATGTCACAGTCAACAATCTGCGGGATGTCAGCGTGACGGTACCGGCCGGTGTACTGACGGCGGTGACCGGCGTGGCCGGTTCGGGCAAGAGCTCGCTTATCAATACCGCCATGGTGGCACGATACCCTGAAGCCATCACGATAGACCAGCAGGGCGTGGCGGCCAACAGCCGCTCCAATTCCGCGACCTACATCGGCATCATGGATGCTATCCGCAAGGCGTTTGCGGCCGCGAACGGCGTTGATGCATCGTTATTCAGCTTCAATTCCAAAGGGGCCTGTGAGAACTGCCAGGGATCCGGCTATGTGGCCACGGACCTGGCCTTCCTTGATGAGGCGAAACTGCTGTGTGAGATATGCGAGGGAAAGCGGTATAAGGAGTCGGTACTGGCATATCGGCTGAAGGGCAGGAATGTCATCGAGGTGCTGGATATGACCATCGCCGAAGCGCTGGGCTTCTTCGGTGACAAGGAGGTGACGAAGAAACTTCAGGCCATGTGCGACGTGGGCCTGGGCTATCTGACGCTCGGCCAGCCGCTCAGTACGCTCTCCGGCGGCGAGTGCCAGCGGCTGAAACTGGCCAGCGAGCTGCACAAGCAGGGCAGCATCTATATTCTGGATGAGCCGACGACGGGCTTGCACATGTCTGACATCAAGCATCTGTTGGCAATTCTTGACCGGCTGGTGGACAGCGGTAATACGGTGGTCGTTATCGAGCACAACCTTGATGTCATCCGCCAGGCCGACTGGATCATCGATATGGGGCCGGAGGGTGGCAACCGGGGCGGGCGGGTTGTCTTTGAAGGGGCGCCGGCGGAGTTGCGGCGCAACAAGCAATCTTTGACGGCGCAGTATCTGGGCTGA
- a CDS encoding DNA methylase, which translates to MSVDKPKPAKKPKPIHTAEQFGLDITAGDDDMFRWFLLCYLLGKPIQSTVAANTWRLFIGRRLDTPWAIAQTSNRSLIQLLNEGKYTRYSHVTARSLQTCMEQLISLHEGSLVLMFDSSETEDEFSKRLQKLYGVGPKTAEIFMRETEELFARRVE; encoded by the coding sequence ATGAGCGTAGACAAACCGAAGCCCGCCAAGAAGCCCAAGCCCATCCACACCGCCGAACAGTTCGGCCTGGACATCACCGCCGGCGACGACGACATGTTCCGCTGGTTCCTCCTCTGCTATCTGCTGGGCAAGCCGATTCAATCGACAGTCGCCGCCAACACCTGGCGCCTGTTCATCGGCCGCCGGCTGGACACGCCATGGGCCATCGCCCAGACATCCAACCGCAGTCTTATCCAGCTTTTGAACGAGGGGAAATACACCCGCTATTCCCACGTCACCGCCCGCAGTCTGCAGACCTGCATGGAGCAGCTCATCAGTCTGCACGAGGGTTCGCTGGTGCTGATGTTCGACAGTAGCGAGACCGAGGATGAGTTTTCCAAACGGCTACAAAAGCTCTATGGCGTCGGGCCTAAGACGGCCGAGATATTCATGCGCGAGACAGAGGAGTTGTTTGCCCGCCGGGTTGAGTAG
- a CDS encoding DUF2975 domain-containing protein has protein sequence MKKGSTLILRGVVVLLGLIILGLLVFVLPAGLMTDRTGFYKPILLGLYVPAIPFFIALWQTMKLLGHIDTNTAFTRAAVGCLGAIKYCAVVIATLFLIGLPYIYYAAQLDDAPGVMAIGCIIIFASFVIATFAAVLQGLLRSAVAIKSENDLTV, from the coding sequence ATGAAAAAAGGTTCAACACTCATCCTGCGGGGCGTCGTCGTACTGCTGGGATTGATCATACTGGGACTGCTGGTGTTCGTGCTGCCGGCGGGGCTGATGACTGACCGGACAGGTTTCTATAAACCCATCTTACTGGGCCTGTACGTACCGGCCATACCGTTCTTCATCGCACTCTGGCAAACCATGAAGCTGCTCGGTCATATTGATACGAATACGGCATTCACGCGTGCGGCTGTCGGCTGTCTTGGTGCCATCAAGTACTGCGCCGTCGTCATCGCGACGCTGTTCCTTATCGGCCTGCCATATATCTACTACGCCGCTCAGCTAGATGATGCGCCGGGCGTCATGGCTATCGGTTGCATCATCATCTTCGCTTCGTTCGTAATCGCTACCTTTGCGGCCGTGCTGCAGGGACTGCTGCGCAGTGCTGTCGCTATCAAATCTGAGAATGACCTGACGGTATAG
- a CDS encoding helix-turn-helix transcriptional regulator, with protein sequence MAIIINIDVMLAKRKMSVTELTEKVGITMANLSILKNGKAKAVRLSTLEAICKALECQPGDILEYRQNG encoded by the coding sequence ATGGCAATCATTATCAACATCGATGTCATGCTGGCTAAGCGTAAGATGAGCGTGACGGAACTGACCGAAAAGGTCGGCATCACCATGGCCAACCTGTCAATCCTGAAGAACGGCAAAGCCAAGGCAGTGCGGCTCTCGACGCTGGAGGCGATCTGTAAAGCGCTGGAGTGCCAGCCCGGCGATATACTCGAATACCGGCAAAACGGCTAG
- a CDS encoding pyridoxamine 5'-phosphate oxidase family protein — MITTTTANSVSARRAHTARITRELAKAGATRFGLYKFAGRYLPAILAEDEQIEAAVYGRYREGAGLISLSEGWLVATDRRVIFLDHKPFYTSMDEMGYDAVTGVKRTTAGWFSAITLHSKLGDYRIRYANRQCVNNFMQVIETKRLEKSKDGFFMQPQHTPSHHTMPAPIVSNEAIEFLRSHETAVLSTVGKNGEPHGAVIYYLVGQDHRLYMLTKAGTQKVHNIFAHHGVALTVFDKDKLQTVQLQGKAEIEGDQETKNWVFTHIVKPRQHSSGPSMPPVTSLQDGAFIVVRITPTSARYIDFGSKG; from the coding sequence ATGATCACCACGACCACAGCCAACAGCGTATCGGCCCGCCGGGCCCATACCGCCAGGATTACCAGGGAGCTCGCCAAGGCCGGCGCGACCCGCTTTGGGCTCTATAAGTTCGCCGGACGCTATCTGCCGGCCATCCTGGCCGAGGACGAGCAGATTGAGGCGGCAGTCTACGGCCGCTACCGCGAAGGAGCCGGGCTTATCAGTCTGTCAGAGGGTTGGCTGGTCGCCACCGACCGCCGGGTGATATTCTTAGACCACAAGCCCTTCTATACCAGCATGGACGAGATGGGTTATGATGCCGTCACCGGCGTCAAGCGGACGACCGCCGGCTGGTTTTCGGCCATCACCCTGCACTCCAAACTTGGTGATTACCGCATCCGCTACGCCAACCGGCAGTGCGTCAACAACTTCATGCAGGTCATAGAGACCAAACGATTAGAAAAAAGTAAGGACGGATTCTTTATGCAGCCACAGCACACCCCCAGCCACCACACCATGCCAGCACCTATCGTCAGCAACGAAGCCATCGAGTTCCTTCGGTCACATGAGACCGCCGTCCTGTCCACCGTCGGCAAGAACGGCGAGCCGCACGGTGCGGTCATCTACTATCTGGTAGGGCAGGACCACCGCCTTTACATGCTCACCAAGGCCGGCACCCAGAAAGTCCACAATATCTTTGCACACCACGGCGTCGCCCTGACCGTCTTCGACAAAGACAAGCTGCAGACCGTGCAGCTTCAGGGCAAAGCCGAGATCGAGGGCGACCAGGAAACCAAGAACTGGGTATTCACCCATATCGTCAAACCCAGGCAGCACAGTAGCGGCCCCAGTATGCCGCCGGTCACCTCTTTGCAGGACGGCGCCTTCATAGTAGTGCGCATCACTCCCACCTCGGCCCGCTACATCGACTTCGGCAGCAAAGGATAA
- a CDS encoding Crp/Fnr family transcriptional regulator produces the protein MDDIQRTIHEYFSAYPPKRHTKGQVLLFPGDPVEAIFYLHSGTVKQYSISKKGDEVTLNIFKPGAFFPMANVVNEVPARFMVEVDSDAEISHVPAADAVRFIRQHPDVLYDLLCRVYRGTEGLLGKLEHLMLSGADDRFLYELLVAAQRFGRPGPDGSTVIDINERSIGERAGLSRETVNRQIKRFKADGLLHVRRGVITIPSLEAVEQALSKND, from the coding sequence ATGGACGATATCCAACGCACCATCCACGAGTATTTCTCCGCCTACCCGCCCAAACGGCACACCAAAGGCCAGGTACTGTTATTTCCAGGCGATCCGGTGGAGGCCATCTTTTACCTGCATAGCGGCACCGTCAAGCAATACAGTATCTCGAAAAAGGGCGATGAGGTCACCCTGAATATCTTTAAACCCGGCGCATTCTTTCCAATGGCCAATGTCGTCAACGAGGTGCCGGCCCGGTTCATGGTCGAAGTCGACTCCGACGCCGAAATCAGCCACGTACCCGCTGCCGACGCCGTCCGCTTCATCAGACAGCACCCTGATGTGTTATACGACCTGCTCTGCCGCGTCTACCGCGGCACCGAAGGCCTGCTTGGCAAGCTCGAGCACCTGATGCTCAGCGGCGCCGACGACCGCTTCCTGTACGAACTCCTGGTAGCTGCGCAGCGATTCGGCCGTCCCGGCCCCGATGGCAGCACCGTCATCGATATCAACGAGCGCTCCATCGGCGAGCGCGCCGGCCTCTCGCGTGAGACCGTCAACCGGCAGATAAAACGCTTCAAAGCCGACGGCCTGCTCCACGTCAGACGGGGTGTCATCACCATCCCAAGCCTTGAGGCCGTCGAGCAAGCCCTGAGCAAAAATGATTAA
- a CDS encoding vitamin K epoxide reductase family protein codes for MPATRAVPLRLDAALPYLLIAAAIIGLLSSFALTYDKIQLLQDPSYRPSCNINPILSCVSVMKTEQASFLGVPNTIFGLIAFSMLLAFGALLAGGAQVNRLIWLGAQVAATIGVFFMHHLFFQGVFVINAICPWCFLVWMITIPTFLHITLRNLRHGVIRLPARLSGLSIFVQKHHVDILVLWYCVILGLILQHFWYFWTSLI; via the coding sequence ATGCCAGCTACCCGCGCCGTTCCCCTCAGGCTTGATGCCGCACTGCCCTACCTGCTGATCGCCGCCGCTATTATCGGCCTGTTGTCCTCGTTCGCCCTGACCTACGATAAGATCCAGCTGCTCCAGGACCCGTCCTACCGCCCCTCCTGCAACATCAATCCCATCCTCAGCTGCGTCTCTGTCATGAAGACCGAGCAGGCCAGCTTCCTCGGGGTGCCCAATACCATCTTCGGCCTCATCGCTTTCAGCATGCTTCTGGCCTTTGGCGCGCTATTGGCGGGCGGCGCCCAAGTCAATCGTCTTATCTGGCTGGGGGCGCAGGTGGCGGCAACGATCGGCGTCTTCTTCATGCACCACCTGTTCTTTCAAGGAGTATTTGTCATCAATGCCATCTGCCCCTGGTGCTTCCTGGTCTGGATGATCACCATTCCCACCTTCCTGCATATCACCCTCCGTAATCTCCGGCATGGGGTCATCCGTCTGCCCGCCCGGCTGTCCGGCCTCTCCATCTTTGTGCAGAAGCATCATGTCGACATACTGGTGCTGTGGTACTGTGTCATCCTGGGGTTGATACTGCAGCACTTCTGGTACTTCTGGACCAGCCTCATCTGA
- a CDS encoding peptidoglycan-binding protein has translation MAQATPSKKITSLVRSDQWKVLSAVGVSAVVGVAGLLLMAQSYATTPGCRNAVIKYGDDSVCTKVLQHWLVQLTGPIENMPPYTTKFDASTDTRVRSFQASLGMEKDGVADADIWIAICSKMPYGADKAIADTERKVGCSGSRTVYGTTYYVR, from the coding sequence ATGGCACAAGCAACACCATCCAAGAAGATAACCAGCCTGGTGCGATCAGACCAGTGGAAAGTGCTGTCCGCCGTGGGCGTCTCAGCCGTCGTCGGCGTCGCCGGCCTGCTGCTGATGGCCCAGAGCTATGCCACGACACCCGGCTGCCGCAACGCCGTCATCAAGTACGGCGACGATTCAGTCTGTACCAAAGTGCTCCAGCACTGGCTCGTCCAGCTCACCGGCCCGATTGAGAACATGCCGCCCTACACCACCAAGTTCGACGCCAGCACCGACACCCGCGTCCGCAGCTTCCAGGCCAGCCTTGGCATGGAAAAGGACGGTGTCGCCGATGCCGACATCTGGATTGCCATCTGCAGCAAGATGCCGTATGGCGCCGACAAAGCCATCGCCGACACGGAGCGCAAAGTCGGCTGCAGCGGGTCACGCACCGTTTACGGCACCACCTACTACGTCCGTTAA
- a CDS encoding peptidoglycan-binding protein, with the protein MLELTKGQFVPQKRNSTPAKPAPKRPRTPAAGSSGQANARPRTRWQFWFVLAAGLIIGAGSLYWLGPEPVASGCRGKTLAFNSAGSCVSNLQDWPLRMGLEYRQGRGSYNQETVAAVKRFQLHHGLPADGIVSEDTWSRICSLLRPARTTDSAWAAYYGCIRQGDGYM; encoded by the coding sequence ATGCTTGAGCTAACAAAAGGCCAGTTCGTGCCACAAAAAAGAAACAGTACCCCCGCAAAACCAGCACCCAAGCGCCCCCGCACTCCTGCGGCCGGTTCCAGCGGCCAGGCAAACGCCCGCCCGCGCACCCGCTGGCAGTTCTGGTTCGTACTGGCAGCCGGACTTATCATCGGCGCCGGCAGCCTCTACTGGCTTGGCCCGGAGCCGGTTGCCAGCGGCTGCCGCGGCAAGACCCTGGCGTTCAACTCTGCCGGCTCCTGCGTCTCCAACCTGCAGGATTGGCCGCTCCGCATGGGCCTCGAATACCGCCAGGGCCGAGGCAGCTACAATCAGGAGACCGTGGCCGCCGTCAAGCGCTTCCAGCTGCATCACGGGCTGCCTGCGGACGGTATCGTCAGCGAGGACACCTGGTCCAGGATCTGCAGCCTGCTGCGCCCTGCGCGCACCACCGATTCCGCCTGGGCCGCCTACTACGGCTGCATCAGGCAAGGTGACGGCTACATGTAA
- a CDS encoding dual specificity protein phosphatase family protein — protein sequence MPTRPLLIIANPKAGGGRLAPTDLEHIVRRHAMPYELRLASSPAEAAAIAEAATPEQYDAVAVYGGDGTVIAVIKVTLNQQLPVLILPGGTANVMARHLRIPADIDACLRSYASRNYAIYPFPLARLSPSSEPLVLHLHLGMSSRAVTDASKHHKHLTGRLAYMASLLASAPTSSKHHYELEVDGRTISAHGYSCTIVNAGNLDVLGLAVSPRYRPGLVHAVIAHSKNPLTFLQWYAWRLLSGRNLKKAVTILPAKSVTVLRSPKASNVDDEARTLQLPLHIEAHAFTARLVVPIGSAAGLQRIRSQARLAVHRYGDHIRRLLVGAPFDRFSRIDRHLYLGGQYSRKAIGAFASSGITGIISMRERVPRPLKKASAIQLLHLPTPDHAAPTLQTLLKGIAFIRQHAEQGGAVYVHCRLGEGRGPSMAAAYLISQGLTADDALHHLQRFRPFARPNAAQRRRLEELAVYLIDHPAASGAEPRSTD from the coding sequence ATGCCCACTCGCCCCTTGCTTATTATCGCCAATCCGAAAGCCGGCGGCGGCCGCTTGGCGCCCACCGACCTGGAGCACATCGTGCGGCGACATGCCATGCCGTACGAACTGAGGCTGGCCTCATCGCCGGCCGAAGCCGCCGCTATTGCCGAGGCCGCCACACCCGAGCAATACGATGCGGTAGCCGTCTATGGCGGCGACGGCACTGTCATTGCCGTCATCAAAGTCACGCTCAACCAGCAGCTGCCCGTGTTGATTCTACCTGGCGGCACTGCCAACGTCATGGCCCGTCATTTGCGCATCCCGGCCGACATAGACGCCTGCCTGCGCAGTTACGCGTCACGCAACTATGCCATATACCCCTTCCCGCTCGCGCGGCTTTCGCCTTCGTCAGAGCCGCTTGTACTGCACCTGCATCTCGGCATGTCTTCACGCGCGGTCACCGATGCCAGCAAACATCACAAACACCTGACCGGTAGACTGGCCTATATGGCAAGCTTACTGGCGAGTGCCCCTACAAGCAGCAAACACCACTACGAGCTTGAGGTGGATGGCCGGACGATATCGGCGCACGGCTATTCCTGCACCATCGTCAACGCCGGCAATCTTGATGTGCTGGGCCTGGCGGTTTCGCCACGGTATCGGCCCGGCCTGGTCCATGCGGTCATCGCCCACAGCAAGAACCCACTCACCTTTCTGCAGTGGTATGCCTGGCGGCTGCTTTCAGGCAGGAATCTCAAGAAGGCGGTTACCATCCTGCCGGCCAAATCAGTGACCGTGCTGCGTTCACCCAAGGCGAGCAACGTGGATGACGAGGCCCGCACGCTGCAACTGCCGCTGCACATCGAGGCCCATGCCTTCACCGCCCGGCTTGTGGTTCCTATCGGCAGTGCCGCCGGCCTGCAGCGCATCAGAAGCCAGGCCCGGCTTGCCGTGCATCGCTACGGCGATCATATCCGACGGCTCCTGGTCGGTGCGCCTTTCGACCGTTTCAGCCGCATCGATCGTCATCTCTACCTGGGCGGACAGTACAGCCGCAAAGCCATCGGCGCCTTTGCCAGCAGCGGCATCACCGGCATCATCAGCATGCGCGAGCGGGTGCCCCGGCCGCTTAAGAAGGCCAGCGCCATCCAGCTGCTGCACCTGCCGACGCCCGACCATGCCGCCCCGACACTGCAGACATTGCTCAAAGGCATCGCTTTTATCCGACAACATGCCGAGCAGGGCGGCGCCGTCTATGTACATTGCCGTCTGGGCGAGGGCCGCGGCCCGTCGATGGCGGCAGCCTACCTCATCAGCCAGGGGCTGACGGCAGATGATGCGCTCCATCATCTGCAGCGCTTCCGTCCATTCGCCCGCCCTAACGCCGCCCAGCGCCGGCGGCTGGAAGAACTGGCCGTTTATCTCATCGATCATCCTGCCGCATCCGGCGCGGAACCACGCAGTACCGACTGA